In the genome of Nycticebus coucang isolate mNycCou1 chromosome 12, mNycCou1.pri, whole genome shotgun sequence, one region contains:
- the PRPF40B gene encoding pre-mRNA-processing factor 40 homolog B isoform X4: MMPPPFMPPPGIPPPFPPMGLPPMSQRPPAIPPMPPGILPPMLPPMGAPPPLTQIPGMVPPMMPGMLMPAVPVTAATAPGADTASSAVAGTGPPRALWSEHVAPDGRIYYYNADDKQSVWEKPSVLKSKAELLLSQCPWKEYKSDTGKPYYYNNQSKESRWTRPKDLDDLEALVKQEAVGKQQQQQPPTLQPQPPQPQPDPPPAPPGPTPVPTGLLEPEPGGSEDCDVSEASQPQEQGFLQQLEEGPSSSAGQHQPPQQEEEESKPEPERSGLSWSNREKAKQAFKELLRDKAVPSNASWEQAMKMVVTDPRYSALPKLSEKKQAFNAYKAQREKEEKEEARLRAKEAKQTLQHFLEQHERMTSTTRYRRAEQTFGELEVWAVVPERDRKEVYDDVLFFLAKKEKEQAKQLRRRNIQALKSILDGMSSVTFQTTWSQAQQYLMDNPSFAQDHQLQNMDKEDALICFEEHIRALEREEEEERERARLRERRQQRKNREAFQTFLDELHETGQLHSMSTWMELYPVVSTDVRFANMLGQPGKAARCPPPSLPWLPALPASVSLLPGPVLGLNSQLLGSCRPPGPPPFLPAGSTPLDLFKFYVEELKARFHDEKKIIKDILKDRGFCVEVNTAFEDFAHVISFDKRAAALDAGNIKLTFNSLLEKAEAREREREKEEARRMRRREAAFRSMLRQAVPPLELGTAWEEVRERFVCDSAFEQITLESERIRLFREFLQVLEQTECQHLHTKGRKHGRKGKKHHRKRSHSPSGSESEEEELPPPSLRPPKRRRRNPSESGSDPSSSLDSVESGAAALGGRGSPSSHLIGSDHGLRKAKKPKKKTKKRRHKSNSPESETDPEEKIGKESDEKEQEQDRDRELRQTELSNRSPGFGIKREKTGWDTSESELSEGELERRRRTLLQQLDDHQ, translated from the exons ATGATGCCACCACCCTTC ATGCCCCCTCCAGGGATCCCCCCACCCTTTCCTCCGATGGGGCTACCCCCCATGAGTCAGAGACCACCAGCCATCCCCCCCATGCCACCTGGCATTCTGCCCCCCATGCTTCCACCAATGGGGGCGCCACCACCACTCACACAG ATACCAGGAATGGTACCTCCGATGATGCCAGGAATGCTGATGCCAGCAGTGCCTGTCACCGCAGCG ACGGCTCCGGGTGCGGACACCGCCAGCT CTGCTGTAGCTGGGACAGGTCCTCCG AGGGCCCTTTGGAGTGAGCATGTGGCCCCTGATGGGCGCATCTACTACTACAATGCTGATGACAAGCAGTCCGTGTGGGAGAAGCCCAGCGTGCTCAAGTCCAAGGCGGAG CTGCTGCTGTCCCAGTGTCCCTGGAAAGAATACAAGTCCGACACAGGCAAACCTTACTACTATAACAACCAGAGTAAGGAATCCCGCTGGACCCGACCTAAGGATCTGGATGACCTGGAGG CTCTAGTCAAACAAGAGGCTGTAGG gaaacaacagcagcagcagccaccgACACTACAGCCACAGCCTCCTCAGCCACAGCCTGATCCGCCACCTGCACCTCCTGGCCCCACCCCAGTGCCCACAGGCCTCCTAGAACCTGAGCCAGGTGGGAGTGAAGATTGTGATGTATCAGAAGCTTCTCAGCCCCAGGAACAGGGGTTCCTGCAGCAGCTGGAAGAGGGCCCCAGCAG TTCTGCTGGACAGCATCAGCCTCCacaacaggaggaggaggaatcaaAGCCAGAACCAGAGCGATCTGGCCTCAGTTGGAGCAACCGGGAGAAGGCAAAGCAGGCTTTCAAGGAGCTGCTGAGGGACAAG GCTGTCCCCTCCAATGCTTCGTGGGAACAGGCCATGAAGATGGTGGTCACCGATCCCCGTTACAG CGCCTTGCCCAAGCTGAGTGAGAAAAAGCAAGCGTTCAATGCCTACAAGGCACAacgggagaaggaggagaaggaggaggcccGGCTAAGGGCCAAGGAGGCCAAGCAGACCCTGCAGCATTTCCTGGAGCAGCATGAACGCATGACCTCTACCACCCGCTACCG GAGGGCAGAACAGACCTTTGGAGAACTAGAGGTCTGGGCTGTGGTCCCTGAGAGGGATCGAAAAGAGGTTTATGATGATGTCCTCTTCTTCCTGGCCAAGAAGGAAAAG GAACAGGCCAAGCAGCTCCGGCGCCGCAACATTCAGGCTCTGAAGAGCATCCTGGATGGAATGAGTAGTGTCACTTTCCAAACCACATGGTCCCAGGCCCAGCAGTACCTCATGGATAACCCCAGCTTTGCTCAGGACCACCAGCTCCAGA ACATGGACAAGGAAGATGCCCTGATCTGCTTTGAGGAGCACATCCGAGCtttggagagggaggaggaggaggagcgggAGCGGGCCCGGCTTCGGGAGCGGCGCCAGCAACGCAAGAACCGGGAGGCCTTCCAG ACCTTCCTGGACGAGCTGCACGAGACAGGGCAGCTGCACTCGATGTCCACCTGGATGGAACTCTACCCAGTAGTCAGTACTGATGTCCGCTTTGCCAACATGCTGGGCCAGCCGGGTAAGGCAGCCAGGTGCCCGCCCCCTTCTCTGCCCTGGCTTCCTGCCCTGCCAGCCTCTGTATCCCTACTCCCTGGTCCTGTCCTCGGCCTCAACTCCCAGCTTTTGGGAAGCTGCCGCCCGCCaggcccccctcccttcctccctgcaggctccaccccTCTGGACTTGTTCAAGTTTTATGTGGAGGAGTTGAAGGCACGATTCCATGATGAAAAGAAGATCATTAAGGACATTCTTAAG GACCGGGGCTTCTGCGTGGAAGTGAACACAGCCTTTGAAGACTTCGCCCACGTCATAAGCTTTGACAAGAGGGCTGCTGCACTGGACGCAGGCAACATCAAGCTGACCTTCAATAGT CTGCTGGAGAAAGCAGAGGCACGGGAGAGGGAGCGGGAGAAGGAGGAGGCACGAAGGATGCGGCGCAGAGAGGCTGCCTTCCGAAGCATGCTGAGGCAGGCTGTGCCTCCTCTGGAGCTAGGCACTGCCTGGGAAGAG GTCCGTGAGCGCTTTGTGTGCGACTCAGCCTTTGAGCAGATCACCCTGGAGTCGGAACGGATCCGGCTCTTCCGGGAATTCCTACAGGTGCTGGAG CAGACTGAATGCCAGCACCTCCACACCAAAGGCCGAAAGCATGGCAGGAAGGGCAAGAAGCACCATCGCAAGCGTTCCCACTCGCCCTCA GGCTCTGAGTCAGAAGAGGAGGAGCTGCCCCCACCATCTCTCCGGCCCCCTAAGCGGAGGAGGCGGAACCCCTCCGAGTCAGGCTCTGACCCCTCTTCCTCACTTGATTCGGTTGAAAGTGGGGCTGCTGCCCTTGGAGGACGGGGctccccttcctcccacctcaTTGGATCAG atcATGGCCTTCGGaaagccaaaaaaccaaaaaagaaaactaaaaagagaagACACAAGTCG AACAGTCCTGAGAGTGAGACGGACCCTGAGGAGAAAATTGGCAAGGAGAGTGATGAGAAAGAACAAGAACAGGACAGGGACAGGGAGCTCCGGCAGACAGAGCTCTCTAACCGCTCCCCAGGCTTTGGTATCAAGCGGGAGAAG ACGGGCTGGGACACGTCAGAAAGTGAGCTGAGTGAGGGTGAGCTGGAGCGGCGGCGGCGGACACTCCTGCAGCAGCTGGATGATCACCAGTGA
- the PRPF40B gene encoding pre-mRNA-processing factor 40 homolog B isoform X7: protein MSVPDSGPRPPAAPAPFPPGPPMMPPPFMPPPGIPPPFPPMGLPPMSQRPPAIPPMPPGILPPMLPPMGAPPPLTQIPGMVPPMMPGMLMPAVPVTAATAPGADTASSAVAGTGPPRALWSEHVAPDGRIYYYNADDKQSVWEKPSVLKSKAELLLSQCPWKEYKSDTGKPYYYNNQSKESRWTRPKDLDDLEALVKQEAVGKQQQQQPPTLQPQPPQPQPDPPPAPPGPTPVPTGLLEPEPGGSEDCDVSEASQPQEQGFLQQLEEGPSSSAGQHQPPQQEEEESKPEPERSGLSWSNREKAKQAFKELLRDKAVPSNASWEQAMKMVVTDPRYSALPKLSEKKQAFNAYKAQREKEEKEEARLRAKEAKQTLQHFLEQHERMTSTTRYRRAEQTFGELEVWAVVPERDRKEVYDDVLFFLAKKEKEQAKQLRRRNIQALKSILDGMSSVTFQTTWSQAQQYLMDNPSFAQDHQLQNMDKEDALICFEEHIRALEREEEEERERARLRERRQQRKNREAFQTFLDELHETGQLHSMSTWMELYPVVSTDVRFANMLGQPGSTPLDLFKFYVEELKARFHDEKKIIKDILKDRGFCVEVNTAFEDFAHVISFDKRAAALDAGNIKLTFNSLLEKAEAREREREKEEARRMRRREAAFRSMLRQAVPPLELGTAWEEVRERFVCDSAFEQITLESERIRLFREFLQVLETECQHLHTKGRKHGRKGKKHHRKRSHSPSGSESEEEELPPPSLRPPKRRRRNPSESGSDPSSSLDSVESGAAALGGRGSPSSHLIGSDHGLRKAKKPKKKTKKRRHKSNSPESETDPEEKIGKESDEKEQEQDRDRELRQTELSNRSPGFGIKREKTGWDTSESELSEGELERRRRTLLQQLDDHQ, encoded by the exons ATG TCGGTTCCCGATTCTGGTCCCCGGCCCCCAGCAGCGCCTGCCCCCTTCCCACCGGGGCCCCCCATGATGCCACCACCCTTC ATGCCCCCTCCAGGGATCCCCCCACCCTTTCCTCCGATGGGGCTACCCCCCATGAGTCAGAGACCACCAGCCATCCCCCCCATGCCACCTGGCATTCTGCCCCCCATGCTTCCACCAATGGGGGCGCCACCACCACTCACACAG ATACCAGGAATGGTACCTCCGATGATGCCAGGAATGCTGATGCCAGCAGTGCCTGTCACCGCAGCG ACGGCTCCGGGTGCGGACACCGCCAGCT CTGCTGTAGCTGGGACAGGTCCTCCG AGGGCCCTTTGGAGTGAGCATGTGGCCCCTGATGGGCGCATCTACTACTACAATGCTGATGACAAGCAGTCCGTGTGGGAGAAGCCCAGCGTGCTCAAGTCCAAGGCGGAG CTGCTGCTGTCCCAGTGTCCCTGGAAAGAATACAAGTCCGACACAGGCAAACCTTACTACTATAACAACCAGAGTAAGGAATCCCGCTGGACCCGACCTAAGGATCTGGATGACCTGGAGG CTCTAGTCAAACAAGAGGCTGTAGG gaaacaacagcagcagcagccaccgACACTACAGCCACAGCCTCCTCAGCCACAGCCTGATCCGCCACCTGCACCTCCTGGCCCCACCCCAGTGCCCACAGGCCTCCTAGAACCTGAGCCAGGTGGGAGTGAAGATTGTGATGTATCAGAAGCTTCTCAGCCCCAGGAACAGGGGTTCCTGCAGCAGCTGGAAGAGGGCCCCAGCAG TTCTGCTGGACAGCATCAGCCTCCacaacaggaggaggaggaatcaaAGCCAGAACCAGAGCGATCTGGCCTCAGTTGGAGCAACCGGGAGAAGGCAAAGCAGGCTTTCAAGGAGCTGCTGAGGGACAAG GCTGTCCCCTCCAATGCTTCGTGGGAACAGGCCATGAAGATGGTGGTCACCGATCCCCGTTACAG CGCCTTGCCCAAGCTGAGTGAGAAAAAGCAAGCGTTCAATGCCTACAAGGCACAacgggagaaggaggagaaggaggaggcccGGCTAAGGGCCAAGGAGGCCAAGCAGACCCTGCAGCATTTCCTGGAGCAGCATGAACGCATGACCTCTACCACCCGCTACCG GAGGGCAGAACAGACCTTTGGAGAACTAGAGGTCTGGGCTGTGGTCCCTGAGAGGGATCGAAAAGAGGTTTATGATGATGTCCTCTTCTTCCTGGCCAAGAAGGAAAAG GAACAGGCCAAGCAGCTCCGGCGCCGCAACATTCAGGCTCTGAAGAGCATCCTGGATGGAATGAGTAGTGTCACTTTCCAAACCACATGGTCCCAGGCCCAGCAGTACCTCATGGATAACCCCAGCTTTGCTCAGGACCACCAGCTCCAGA ACATGGACAAGGAAGATGCCCTGATCTGCTTTGAGGAGCACATCCGAGCtttggagagggaggaggaggaggagcgggAGCGGGCCCGGCTTCGGGAGCGGCGCCAGCAACGCAAGAACCGGGAGGCCTTCCAG ACCTTCCTGGACGAGCTGCACGAGACAGGGCAGCTGCACTCGATGTCCACCTGGATGGAACTCTACCCAGTAGTCAGTACTGATGTCCGCTTTGCCAACATGCTGGGCCAGCCGG gctccaccccTCTGGACTTGTTCAAGTTTTATGTGGAGGAGTTGAAGGCACGATTCCATGATGAAAAGAAGATCATTAAGGACATTCTTAAG GACCGGGGCTTCTGCGTGGAAGTGAACACAGCCTTTGAAGACTTCGCCCACGTCATAAGCTTTGACAAGAGGGCTGCTGCACTGGACGCAGGCAACATCAAGCTGACCTTCAATAGT CTGCTGGAGAAAGCAGAGGCACGGGAGAGGGAGCGGGAGAAGGAGGAGGCACGAAGGATGCGGCGCAGAGAGGCTGCCTTCCGAAGCATGCTGAGGCAGGCTGTGCCTCCTCTGGAGCTAGGCACTGCCTGGGAAGAG GTCCGTGAGCGCTTTGTGTGCGACTCAGCCTTTGAGCAGATCACCCTGGAGTCGGAACGGATCCGGCTCTTCCGGGAATTCCTACAGGTGCTGGAG ACTGAATGCCAGCACCTCCACACCAAAGGCCGAAAGCATGGCAGGAAGGGCAAGAAGCACCATCGCAAGCGTTCCCACTCGCCCTCA GGCTCTGAGTCAGAAGAGGAGGAGCTGCCCCCACCATCTCTCCGGCCCCCTAAGCGGAGGAGGCGGAACCCCTCCGAGTCAGGCTCTGACCCCTCTTCCTCACTTGATTCGGTTGAAAGTGGGGCTGCTGCCCTTGGAGGACGGGGctccccttcctcccacctcaTTGGATCAG atcATGGCCTTCGGaaagccaaaaaaccaaaaaagaaaactaaaaagagaagACACAAGTCG AACAGTCCTGAGAGTGAGACGGACCCTGAGGAGAAAATTGGCAAGGAGAGTGATGAGAAAGAACAAGAACAGGACAGGGACAGGGAGCTCCGGCAGACAGAGCTCTCTAACCGCTCCCCAGGCTTTGGTATCAAGCGGGAGAAG ACGGGCTGGGACACGTCAGAAAGTGAGCTGAGTGAGGGTGAGCTGGAGCGGCGGCGGCGGACACTCCTGCAGCAGCTGGATGATCACCAGTGA